One part of the Parasphingorhabdus sp. SCSIO 66989 genome encodes these proteins:
- a CDS encoding NlpC/P60 family protein has product MELIGAPFRFQGRDPETGLDCVGVARHALRDLTNIPLPDFRYSLRGPGRSTCRAWAEKAGLTALASDSIVLPGDILCVAPGPGQHHLMVAVDQGFVHAHYSIGKVVLWPDHQDWPLVAHWRLDPIHIH; this is encoded by the coding sequence GGCGTGATCCCGAGACCGGTCTCGATTGTGTCGGGGTAGCGCGCCACGCGCTGCGCGATTTGACCAATATCCCGTTACCGGACTTTCGCTATAGTTTGCGCGGACCAGGCCGGTCGACGTGTCGCGCTTGGGCGGAAAAGGCAGGGCTGACTGCACTCGCCTCGGATAGTATTGTTCTTCCGGGCGATATTCTCTGTGTCGCGCCCGGCCCTGGCCAGCACCATCTGATGGTCGCCGTCGACCAGGGCTTTGTCCATGCGCATTACAGTATTGGCAAAGTGGTGCTTTGGCCGGACCATCAGGACTGGCCGCTGGTCGCACATTGGCGGCTGGACCCGATTCATATCCATTAG